In Taeniopygia guttata chromosome Z, bTaeGut7.mat, whole genome shotgun sequence, one genomic interval encodes:
- the LOC140682007 gene encoding LOW QUALITY PROTEIN: inositol 1,4,5-trisphosphate receptor-interacting protein-like 1 (The sequence of the model RefSeq protein was modified relative to this genomic sequence to represent the inferred CDS: inserted 1 base in 1 codon; deleted 1 base in 1 codon) codes for SNNTDVNEGEDNVAGTEGYMNVKAQESRGANDQRSKEWTGQEDSNECGNEIAHSGFPAPEEANMEIIEDGSDRNKDEEQADVXVEGNKNKDRQEEEQGNVSASEKGGSDGGREESASGGSEDREDTQDAGNEQDILLVDGIEWPVEDLERGCSVTAELMESFTRVFVDSVSNSFDPVPQEAIGVGSAFEGWSPHEWDGVYRVLVPLNPPPGHAFHLEPNSAGQTAASVGICGYWLFRDCRKSLSFCPVAKEEAIIVCAVFKVSSQPAKANILASTAWPETFAVAEAKFFQHIARQIPCKGLHLKYLQLFTCMLSGTGFSTSTWKTLVMHVLNIIPRVYWHRKEFPLRLWDIMAFLQFCLKWKRLDHFVLGNEKLPAEISVPPAMRKVEPLNLSEYLARDPDAHRKAMEAHDQLHFRLWMLLSNQH; via the exons AGCAACAACACTGATGTAAATGAAGGTGAAGACAATGTAGCCGGAACGGAAGGATACATGAATGTGAAGGCGCAGGAAAGCAGAGGTGCCAATGACCAGAGAAGCAAAGAGTGGACTGGGCAGGAAGATAGCAATGAATGTGGGAATGAAATTGCCCATAGTGGTTTTCCTGCACCTGAGGAAGCAAATATGGAAATTATAGAAGATGGCAGTGATAGAAACAAGGATGAAGAACAGGCTGATG ATGTGGAGGGAAACAAGAATAAGGATAGACAAGAAGAAGAACAAGGTAATGTGTCTGCCAGCGAAAAAGGTGGCAGTGATGGTGGCAGGGAAGAAAGTGCCAGCGGTGGAAGTGAAGACAGAGAAGACACCCAAGATGCTGGGAATGAGCAGGACATCCTTTTAGTGGATGGTATAGAGTGGCCTGTGGAGGACCTGGAGAGAGGCTGCTCAGTGACAGCTGAGCTGATGGAGAGCTTCACGCGTGTCTTTGTGGACAGCGTGAGCAATAGCTTCGATCCGGTGCCTCAAGAAGCCATCGGGGTGGGCAGCGCCTTTGAGGGCTGGAGTCCCCATGAGTGGGATGGAGTGTACCGTGTGCTGGTCCCACTGAATCCCCCGCCAGGGCACGCCTTCCACCTAGAGCCAAACAGTGCAGGGCAGACGGCAGcaagtgtcggaatctgtgggtattggttattccgagattgtagaaagtctctgtctttctgccccgttgccaaagaagaagccataat cgtctgtgctgttttcaaggtgaGCAGTCAGCCCGCCAAGGCCAACATCCTCGCAAGCACAGCGTGGCCTGAGACATTCGCTGTGGCAGAGGCAAAATTCTTCCAGCACATTGCCAGGCAGATACCGTGTAAAGGGTTGCACCTGAAATACCTGCAGCTCTTCACCTGCATGCTGAGCGGCACAGGTTTTTCCACCTCTACCTGGAAGACTCTGGTCATGCATGTGTTAAACATCATACCGCGGGTCTACTGGCACAGGAAGGAATTTCCACTGCGGCTGTGGGACATCATGGCGTTCCTGCAGTTCTGCCTGAAATGGAAACGCCTGGACCATTTTGTTCTAGGCAACGAGAAGCTTCCTGCAGAGATCAGCGTGCCTCCAGCAATGCGAAAGGTTGAGCCGCTCAACCTCTCTGAATACCTGGCCCGAGATCCGGATGCCCACAGGAAGGCGATGGAGGCTCATGATCAGCTGCACTTTCGCCTCTGGATGCTGCTCTCCAACCAACACTAA
- the LOC140682010 gene encoding LOW QUALITY PROTEIN: uncharacterized protein (The sequence of the model RefSeq protein was modified relative to this genomic sequence to represent the inferred CDS: inserted 1 base in 1 codon): protein MALPSLFFVLVQRLIQFPQPAGDGLDEATHQRMRERQELLDREMARLLQELEQQDEGWGAMLFGNYDVKVKEDGDVNSGNYDAKEDSHVNDGNGYELKKEGQSNGENKDVQVDQERILERKREKEIKKKTNSATIKAGNNTDVNEGEDNVAGTEEYMNVKAQESRGANDQRSKEWTGQEDSNECGNEIAHSGFPAPEEANMEVIEDGSDRNKDEEQADVXVEGNKNKDRQEEEQGNVSASEKGGSDGGREESASGGSEDREDTQDAGNEQDILLVDGIEWPVEDLERGCSVTAELMESFTRVFVDSVSNSFDPVPQEAIGVGSAFEGWSPHEWDGVYRVLVPLNPPPGHAFHLEPNSAGQTAASVGICGYWLFRDCRKSLSFCPVAKEEAIIRLCCFQGEQSACQGQHPRKHSVA from the exons ATGGCTTTACCGTCACTGTTCTTCGTGCTGGTGCAAAGACTGATCCagttcccccagccagctggggaTGGGCTGGATGAGGCCACGCACCAGAGAATGCGGGAGCgtcaggagctgctggaccGTGAGATGGCccggctgctgcaggagctggagcagcaggacgAGGGCTGGGGAGCCATGCTCTttg GCAATTATGATGTGAAGGTGAAGGAAGACGGCGATGTCAACAGTGGCAATTATGATGCGAAGGAAGACAGCCATGTCAACGATGGCAATGGCTATGAGTTAAAGAAAGAAGGACAGA GCAATGGAGAAAACAAGGATGTTCAGGTGGATCAAGAAAGGattctggaaaggaaaagggagaaggaaatcaagaaaaaaaccaataGTGCAACTATAAAGGCAGGCAACAACACTGATGTAAATGAAGGTGAAGACAATGTAGCCGGAACGGAAGAATACATGAATGTGAAGGCGCAGGAAAGCAGAGGTGCCAATGACCAGAGAAGCAAAGAGTGGACTGGGCAGGAAGATAGCAATGAATGTGGGAATGAAATTGCCCATAGTGGTTTTCCTGCACCTGAGGAAGCAAATATGGAAGTTATAGAAGATGGCAGTGATAGAAACAAGGATGAAGAACAGGCTGATG ATGTGGAGGGAAACAAGAATAAGGATAGACAAGAAGAAGAACAAGGTAATGTGTCTGCCAGTGAAAAAGGTGGCAGTGATGGTGGCAGGGAAGAAAGTGCCAGCGGTGGAAGTGAAGACAGAGAAGACACCCAAGATGCTGGGAATGAGCAGGACATCCTTTTAGTGGATGGTATAGAGTGGCCTGTGGAGGACCTGGAGAGAGGCTGCTCAGTGACAGCTGAGCTGATGGAGAGCTTCACGCGTGTCTTTGTGGACAGCGTGAGCAATAGCTTCGATCCGGTGCCTCAAGAAGCCATCGGGGTGGGCAGCGCCTTTGAGGGCTGGAGTCCCCATGAGTGGGATGGAGTGTACCGTGTGCTGGTCCCACTGAATCCCCCGCCAGGGCACGCCTTCCACCTAGAGCCAAACAGTGCAGGGCAGACGGCAGcaagtgtcggaatctgtgggtattggttattccgagattgtagaaagtctctgtctttctgccccgttgccaaagaagaagccataattcgtctgtgctgttttcaaggtgaGCAGTCAGCCTGCCAAGGCCAACATCCTCGCAAGCACAGCGTGGCCTGA
- the LOC140682008 gene encoding uncharacterized protein, protein MALPSLFFVLVQRLIQFPQPAGDGLDEATHQRMRERQELLDREMARLLQELEQQDEGWGAMLFGALQQWPFWVLAGILLLLGLWLGCRRRSCEASSSSKDQSSCKTLADETVTEQEEDTADPEEGGEDSDMALEADDSGTENDREGRPVAAGDGDKDDAICYSNYDVKVKEDGDVNSGNYDAKEDSHVNDGNGYELKKEGQSDGDVPGDTTTEGDEEEPGSVAGNELDEAMEKTRMFRWIKKGFWKGKGRRKSRKKPIVQL, encoded by the exons ATGGCTTTACCGTCACTGTTCTTCGTGCTGGTGCAAAGACTGATCCagttcccccagccagctggggaTGGGCTGGATGAGGCCACGCACCAGAGAATGCGGGAGCgtcaggagctgctggaccGTGAGATGGCccggctgctgcaggagctggagcagcaggacgAGGGCTGGGGAGCCATGCTCTttggtgccctgcagcagtggCCATTCTGGGTTCTTGCTGGCATCCTGCTCCTCTTGGGCctgtggctgggctgcaggagaaggagctgtgaggccagcagcagcagcaaggaccAGAGCTCCTGCAAGACCTTGGCAGATGAGACAGTAACGGAACAGGAAGAAGACACTGCTGATCCAGAGGAAGGTGGAGAAGATAGTGATATGGCTCTGGAGGCAGACGACAGCGGCACTGAAAATGACAGAGAAGGCAGACCTGTGGCTGCAGGTGATGGAGACAAGGATGATGCCATTTGTTACA GCAATTATGATGTGAAGGTGAAGGAAGACGGCGATGTCAACAGTGGCAATTATGATGCGAAGGAAGACAGCCATGTCAACGATGGCAATGGCTATGAGTTAAAGAAAGAAGGACAGAGTGATGGGGATGTGCCAGGAGACACTACCACTGAAGGAGATGAAGAAGAACCTGGCAGTGTTGCTGGAAATGAACTCGACGAGGCAATGGAGAAAACAAGGATGTTCAGGTGGATCAAGAAAGGattctggaaaggaaaagggagaaggaaatcaagaaaaaaaccaataGTGCAACTATAA
- the LOC140682011 gene encoding LOW QUALITY PROTEIN: uncharacterized protein (The sequence of the model RefSeq protein was modified relative to this genomic sequence to represent the inferred CDS: inserted 1 base in 1 codon; deleted 1 base in 1 codon) — protein sequence MALPSLFFVLVQRLIQFPQPAGDGLDEATHQRMRERQELLDREMARLLQELEQQDEGWGAMLFGNYDVKVKEDGDVNSGNYDAKEDSHVNDGNGYELKKEGQSNGENKDVQVDQERILERKREKEIKKKTNSATIKAGNNTDVNEGEDNVAGTEEYMNVKAQESRGANDQRSKEWTGQEDSNECGNEIAHSGFPAPEEANMEVIEDGSDRNKDEEQADVXVEGNKNKDRQEEEQGNVSASEKGGSDGGREESASGGSEDREDTQDAGNEQDILLVDGIEWPVEDLERGCSVTAELMESFTRVFVDSVSNSFDPVPQEAIGVGSAFEGWSPHEWDGVYRVLVPLNPPPGHAFHLEPNSAGQTAASVGICGYWLFRDCRKSLSFCPVAKEEAIIVCAVFKVSSQPAKANILASTAWPETFAVAEAKFFQHIARQIPCKGLHLKYLQLFTCMLSGTGFSTSTWKTLVMHVLNIIPRVYWHRKEFPLRLWDIMAFLQFCLKWKRLDHFVLGNEKLPAEISVPPAMRKVEPLNLSEYLARDPDAHRKAMEAHDQLHFRLWMLLSNQH from the exons ATGGCTTTACCGTCACTGTTCTTCGTGCTGGTGCAAAGACTGATCCagttcccccagccagctggggaTGGGCTGGATGAGGCCACGCACCAGAGAATGCGGGAGCgtcaggagctgctggaccGTGAGATGGCccggctgctgcaggagctggagcagcaggacgAGGGCTGGGGAGCCATGCTCTttg GCAATTATGATGTGAAGGTGAAGGAAGACGGCGATGTCAACAGTGGCAATTATGATGCGAAGGAAGACAGCCATGTCAACGATGGCAATGGCTATGAGTTAAAGAAAGAAGGACAGA GCAATGGAGAAAACAAGGATGTTCAGGTGGATCAAGAAAGGattctggaaaggaaaagggagaaggaaatcaagaaaaaaaccaataGTGCAACTATAAAGGCAGGCAACAACACTGATGTAAATGAAGGTGAAGACAATGTAGCCGGAACGGAAGAATACATGAATGTGAAGGCGCAGGAAAGCAGAGGTGCCAATGACCAGAGAAGCAAAGAGTGGACTGGGCAGGAAGATAGCAATGAATGTGGGAATGAAATTGCCCATAGTGGTTTTCCTGCACCTGAGGAAGCAAATATGGAGGTTATAGAAGATGGCAGTGATAGAAACAAGGATGAAGAACAGGCTGATG ATGTGGAGGGAAACAAGAATAAGGATAGACAAGAAGAAGAACAAGGTAATGTGTCTGCCAGTGAAAAAGGTGGCAGTGATGGTGGCAGGGAAGAAAGTGCCAGCGGTGGAAGTGAAGACAGAGAAGACACCCAAGATGCTGGGAATGAGCAGGACATCCTTTTAGTGGATGGTATAGAGTGGCCTGTGGAGGACCTGGAGAGAGGCTGCTCAGTGACAGCTGAGCTGATGGAGAGCTTCACGCGTGTCTTTGTGGACAGCGTGAGCAATAGCTTCGATCCGGTGCCTCAAGAAGCCATCGGGGTGGGCAGCGCCTTTGAGGGCTGGAGTCCCCATGAGTGGGATGGAGTGTACCGTGTGCTGGTCCCACTGAATCCCCCGCCAGGGCACGCCTTCCACCTAGAGCCAAACAGTGCAGGGCAGACGGCAGcaagtgtcggaatctgtgggtattggttattccgagattgtagaaagtctctgtctttctgccccgttgccaaagaagaagccataat cgtctgtgctgttttcaaggtgaGCAGTCAGCCCGCCAAGGCCAACATCCTCGCAAGCACAGCGTGGCCTGAGACATTCGCTGTGGCAGAGGCAAAATTCTTCCAGCACATTGCCAGGCAGATACCGTGTAAAGGGTTGCACCTGAAATACCTGCAGCTCTTCACCTGCATGCTGAGCGGCACAGGTTTTTCCACCTCTACCTGGAAGACTCTGGTCATGCATGTGTTAAACATCATACCGCGGGTCTACTGGCACAGGAAGGAATTTCCACTGCGGCTGTGGGACATCATGGCGTTCCTGCAGTTCTGCCTGAAATGGAAACGCCTGGACCATTTTGTTCTAGGCAACGAGAAGCTTCCTGCAGAGATCAGCGTGCCTCCAGCAATGCGAAAGGTTGAGCCGCTCAACCTCTCTGAATACCTGGCCCGAGATCCGGATGCCCACAGGAAGGCGATGGAGGCTCATGATCAGCTGCACTTTCGCCTCTGGATGCTGCTCTCCAACCAACACTAA
- the LOC140682009 gene encoding LOW QUALITY PROTEIN: uncharacterized protein (The sequence of the model RefSeq protein was modified relative to this genomic sequence to represent the inferred CDS: inserted 1 base in 1 codon; deleted 1 base in 1 codon): MALPSLFFVLVQRLIQFPQPAGDGLDEATHQRMRERQELLDREMARLLQELEQQDEGWGAMLFGNYDVKVKEDGDVNSGNYDAKEDSHVNDGNGYELKKEGQSNGENKDVQVDQERILERKREKEIKKKNNSATIKAGNNTDVNEGEDNVAGTEEYMNVKAQESRGANDQRSKEWTGQEDSNECGNEIAHSGFPAPEEANMEVIEDGSDRNKDEEQADVXVEGNKNKDRQEEEQGNVSASEKGGSDGGREESASGGSEDREDTQDAGNEQDILLVDGIEWPVEDLERGCSVTAELMESFTRVFVDSVSNSFDPVPQEAIGVGSAFEGWSPHEWDGVYRVLVPLNPPPGHAFHLEPNSAGQTAASVGICGYWLFRDCRKSLSFCPVAKEEAIIVCAVFKVSSQPAKANILASTAWPETFAVAEAKFFQHIARQIPCKGLHLKYLQLFTCMLSGTGFSTSTWKTLVMHVLNIIPRVYWHRKEFPLRLWDIMAFLQFCLKWKRLDHFVLGNEKLPSEISVPPAMRKVEPLNLSEYLARDPDAHRKAMEAHDQLHFRLWMLLSNQH; encoded by the exons ATGGCTTTACCGTCACTGTTCTTCGTGCTGGTGCAAAGACTGATCCagttcccccagccagctggggaTGGGCTGGATGAGGCCACGCACCAGAGAATGCGGGAGCgtcaggagctgctggaccGTGAGATGGCccggctgctgcaggagctggagcagcaggacgAGGGCTGGGGAGCCATGCTCTttg GCAATTATGATGTGAAGGTGAAGGAAGACGGCGATGTCAACAGTGGCAATTATGATGCGAAGGAAGACAGCCATGTCAACGATGGCAATGGCTATGAGTTAAAGAAAGAAGGACAGA GCAATGGAGAAAACAAGGATGTTCAGGTGGATCAAGAAAGGattctggaaaggaaaagggagaaggaaatcaagaaaaaaaacaatagtGCAACTATAAAGGCAGGCAACAACACTGATGTAAATGAAGGTGAAGACAATGTAGCCGGAACGGAAGAATACATGAATGTGAAGGCGCAGGAAAGCAGAGGTGCCAATGACCAGAGAAGCAAAGAGTGGACTGGGCAGGAAGATAGCAATGAATGTGGGAATGAAATTGCCCATAGTGGTTTTCCTGCACCTGAGGAAGCAAATATGGAGGTTATAGAAGATGGCAGTGATAGAAACAAGGATGAAGAACAGGCTGATG ATGTGGAGGGAAACAAGAATAAGGATAGACAAGAAGAAGAACAAGGTAATGTGTCTGCCAGTGAAAAAGGTGGCAGTGATGGTGGCAGGGAAGAAAGTGCCAGCGGTGGAAGTGAAGACAGAGAAGACACCCAAGATGCTGGGAATGAGCAGGACATCCTTTTAGTGGATGGTATAGAGTGGCCTGTGGAGGACCTGGAGAGAGGCTGCTCAGTGACAGCTGAGCTGATGGAGAGCTTCACGCGTGTCTTTGTGGACAGCGTGAGCAATAGCTTCGATCCGGTGCCTCAAGAAGCCATCGGGGTGGGCAGCGCCTTTGAGGGCTGGAGTCCCCATGAGTGGGATGGAGTGTACCGTGTGCTGGTCCCACTGAATCCCCCGCCAGGGCACGCCTTCCACCTAGAGCCAAACAGTGCAGGGCAGACGGCAGcaagtgtcggaatctgtgggtattggttattccgagattgtagaaagtctctgtctttctgccccgttgccaaagaagaagccataat cgtctgtgctgttttcaaggtgaGCAGTCAGCCCGCCAAGGCCAACATCCTCGCAAGCACAGCGTGGCCTGAGACATTCGCTGTGGCAGAGGCAAAATTCTTCCAGCACATTGCCAGGCAGATACCGTGTAAAGGGTTGCACCTGAAATACCTGCAGCTCTTCACCTGCATGCTGAGCGGCACAGGTTTTTCCACCTCTACCTGGAAGACTCTGGTCATGCATGTGTTAAACATCATACCGCGGGTCTACTGGCACAGGAAGGAATTTCCACTGCGGCTGTGGGACATCATGGCGTTCCTGCAGTTCTGCCTGAAATGGAAACGCCTGGACCATTTTGTTCTAGGCAACGAGAAGCTTCCTTCAGAGATCAGCGTGCCTCCAGCAATGCGAAAGGTTGAGCCGCTCAACCTCTCTGAATACCTGGCCCGAGATCCGGATGCCCACAGGAAGGCGATGGAGGCTCATGATCAGCTGCACTTTCGCCTCTGGATGCTGCTCTCCAACCAACACTAA